A genomic stretch from Sporocytophaga myxococcoides includes:
- a CDS encoding glycosyltransferase, giving the protein MIIIIALVFLIYSIALIWAMGVWRKMELWSKHKKASTRRFVSVIIPVRNEESNILNLLSDLSRQEYPKSKYEVIVINDGSDDLTVSLVHEYLERTDIQLMLLHSENYQSNAAPKKKAIEYGISRSKGDLILTIDGDCRCGEHWISTMAGMLEVSDSKMVCGPVGFDTKGTLFEKMQQIEFSAVMGTGGVCLASGYPTMANGANLCYEKKAFYEVSGFSGFEMIASGDDEFLLHKIYEKYPGKVLFVCRKEALVKTYPKASVKDFLEQRKRWAGKWKMHKNKRNQYLALFIFLVNFLFLVSGAYSLVDKRGLLVFASLIIVKFVIEFLFLKQVSRLLNHQFNPIEFAITWAIYPFYVITIGLLSNSGSFVWKGREIKNLKN; this is encoded by the coding sequence ATGATAATAATTATTGCTTTAGTTTTTCTGATTTATTCCATTGCTCTTATATGGGCTATGGGAGTATGGAGAAAAATGGAATTATGGTCAAAGCATAAAAAAGCCTCGACAAGGAGATTCGTCTCAGTGATTATTCCCGTGAGAAATGAAGAGTCAAATATTTTAAATCTGCTTTCAGATTTATCTAGGCAAGAATATCCAAAAAGTAAATATGAAGTGATTGTCATTAATGATGGATCTGATGACTTAACTGTATCCCTGGTTCATGAATATCTTGAGCGGACTGATATTCAGTTGATGCTTCTTCATTCGGAGAATTATCAATCAAATGCTGCCCCAAAGAAAAAGGCCATTGAATATGGTATTTCAAGATCTAAAGGTGATTTGATATTGACGATAGACGGTGATTGCAGGTGTGGTGAACACTGGATATCAACAATGGCAGGTATGCTTGAAGTATCGGATAGTAAAATGGTTTGCGGACCGGTAGGCTTCGACACGAAAGGCACTTTGTTTGAGAAAATGCAGCAAATAGAATTTAGTGCTGTAATGGGAACAGGGGGTGTTTGCCTGGCTTCAGGATACCCTACAATGGCTAACGGTGCAAATCTTTGTTATGAAAAAAAAGCATTTTATGAGGTTAGTGGATTTAGTGGGTTTGAAATGATAGCATCAGGAGATGATGAATTCCTTTTACATAAAATTTACGAAAAATATCCTGGAAAAGTGTTATTTGTATGTAGAAAGGAAGCCTTAGTGAAGACCTATCCTAAGGCTTCTGTTAAAGATTTTTTGGAACAAAGAAAGCGGTGGGCAGGTAAGTGGAAAATGCATAAGAACAAAAGAAATCAGTATTTGGCATTATTTATTTTTTTAGTGAATTTTTTATTTTTAGTTTCGGGAGCATATTCATTGGTAGATAAAAGGGGATTGCTGGTTTTTGCAAGTTTAATCATTGTAAAATTTGTAATAGAGTTTTTGTTTCTGAAACAGGTTTCCCGGCTTTTAAATCATCAATTTAATCCTATAGAATTTGCAATTACATGGGCCATTTATCCGTTTTATGTTATAACTATTGGATTATTAAGTAATTCTGGTAGTTTTGTCTGGAAAGGAAGAGAAATAAAAAATCTGAAAAATTGA
- a CDS encoding ABC transporter permease — translation MVKSKENTVKTPSYYVRKRLWKNKPAIAGFIVIVFAHIIAILGYLIMPDHTPNANDGSALIKKKPIGFECTLLKFRKNREIEKGNFLEKMYMGQESEYIIQPVSSYQIKNLKVYYSLFGKEGETESADIVAVTKTLFVGTSSKLKPDSVYNYMVKGDIITYLDLNENPVQITKEELLRDFLDNNIEKREYLLGTDKAGRDILSRLLFGTRISLSIGFISVLISILVGVTLGALSGFFGGTTDKFIMWLMTVVWSIPSIMLVIAISLALQSRGVWVAFVAVGLTMWVEVARVVRGQILSLKEKLYVEAAKALGVGDLRIIFVHILPNIVGPLIVIATANFASAILIEAGLSFLGLGVQPPMPSWGMMVNEGYGSMLAKDSGYLVVLPSLCICILVLAFNLFGNGLRDAYDPQSAVKW, via the coding sequence GTGGTTAAGTCGAAAGAGAATACCGTCAAAACACCTTCTTATTATGTTCGCAAGCGGCTATGGAAAAATAAGCCTGCTATTGCCGGATTTATAGTTATTGTTTTTGCTCACATTATCGCAATACTTGGTTATTTAATAATGCCCGATCATACACCTAATGCTAATGACGGCTCTGCACTTATTAAAAAGAAACCTATAGGGTTTGAATGTACATTGTTGAAATTCCGGAAAAACAGAGAAATAGAGAAGGGGAACTTTCTGGAAAAAATGTATATGGGACAGGAAAGTGAGTATATAATTCAGCCTGTCAGTTCGTATCAGATTAAAAACCTCAAGGTGTATTATTCCCTTTTTGGAAAAGAAGGTGAAACAGAATCTGCGGATATAGTTGCTGTTACTAAGACTCTTTTTGTAGGTACTTCCTCTAAGCTTAAGCCAGACTCTGTTTACAACTATATGGTAAAAGGCGATATCATTACCTATCTTGATTTAAATGAAAACCCTGTTCAGATCACCAAAGAGGAATTATTAAGAGACTTTTTGGACAATAATATAGAAAAAAGAGAATATCTTTTAGGAACTGATAAGGCAGGTCGTGATATTCTGAGCAGGCTTTTGTTTGGTACCCGTATTTCGCTTTCAATAGGATTTATTTCAGTGCTGATTTCCATTCTTGTTGGGGTTACACTTGGAGCTTTAAGCGGATTTTTTGGAGGTACAACAGATAAGTTTATCATGTGGCTTATGACTGTAGTTTGGTCTATTCCAAGTATTATGCTGGTTATTGCCATTAGTCTTGCTTTACAAAGCAGAGGAGTCTGGGTCGCGTTTGTAGCCGTAGGATTAACGATGTGGGTTGAAGTGGCAAGAGTTGTGAGAGGACAGATTTTAAGTTTAAAGGAAAAACTTTATGTTGAAGCGGCAAAGGCACTTGGAGTGGGGGATCTCAGAATTATTTTTGTGCACATTCTGCCTAATATTGTAGGTCCTTTGATTGTAATTGCTACTGCAAACTTTGCATCTGCCATTTTGATAGAGGCTGGTTTAAGTTTTCTTGGTCTTGGAGTACAACCACCAATGCCTTCCTGGGGAATGATGGTAAATGAAGGGTACGGATCGATGTTGGCAAAAGATTCTGGTTATTTGGTAGTACTTCCAAGTTTGTGTATTTGTATTCTTGTATTGGCATTTAACTTGTTCGGAAACGGCTTAAGAGACGCATATGATCCCCAAAGCGCCGTCAAATGGTGA
- a CDS encoding polysaccharide deacetylase family protein translates to MYFNNYTWAFQLLYPSLVWKKKVKGNELFLTFDDGPVPDATEFVLEELDKWNVKATFFCVGDNVRKYPHLLKEIIKRGHIAGNHTFNHLNGWRNDNEEYFNNIESCQAAIDEVKREVGVDQGATKDLFRPPYGKIKSSQSKELQKSYEIIMWNVLTGDYDQNLKEEECLAKSIKYSTPGSIVIFHDSIKASKNMKYVLPRYIEYFLSKGFEFKTL, encoded by the coding sequence ATGTATTTCAATAACTACACATGGGCATTTCAGCTATTGTATCCTTCTCTGGTCTGGAAGAAAAAAGTAAAAGGTAATGAGCTTTTCCTGACCTTCGATGATGGACCTGTTCCCGATGCTACAGAGTTTGTTCTTGAAGAATTAGACAAGTGGAATGTTAAGGCTACTTTTTTTTGTGTAGGTGATAATGTAAGGAAGTATCCTCACCTGTTAAAGGAAATAATCAAAAGAGGACATATTGCCGGCAATCATACTTTTAATCATTTAAACGGATGGAGAAATGATAATGAAGAATATTTCAATAATATCGAAAGCTGCCAGGCTGCAATTGATGAAGTAAAAAGAGAAGTAGGAGTAGACCAGGGAGCCACCAAAGATTTGTTCAGACCACCTTATGGAAAAATAAAAAGTTCTCAGTCTAAAGAACTACAAAAATCATATGAAATAATTATGTGGAATGTACTGACCGGTGATTATGACCAAAATCTAAAGGAAGAAGAATGTCTTGCTAAATCCATCAAATACTCAACTCCTGGGTCCATTGTGATCTTTCATGACAGTATCAAAGCAAGCAAGAATATGAAATATGTACTTCCCAGGTATATAGAATATTTTTTATCCAAAGGGTTTGAATTTAAGACTTTATGA
- a CDS encoding oligosaccharide flippase family protein has product MVTIYLVLGGKNLTTISKVFKNIGLSVFLNILIKPIWIILENLVQNKIGHEDYGLYSALFSFGFIFIILTDFGINYYVTKSIARNSSETASLFSQVTLFKVLLTVLFPIACTFLGYLWGYKDEQLIFLFFLSFTNSLLQLVLYGKAILQGKQEFYLDSYLGILDKFLLALFTFFLIIFSEISLESFIAVRLLTAILTVGMGYYFLKKVIGFLHLTFNWKQIKDIIISSLPFASMAVLYSVNDKIDQVLLERLLGKTPTGLYAAAYRWLDATMMYIWIIMPIFFARFPFYKEDKQQVQKLFNAAQLIAAIPVILAASFVFFYPEVLVYFLNNSSESELEVIKELLRILFVSLLLNGFFNIYSTYLNAMGYVKIVNISILISVFLNILLNFMIVPTYGVIASAWITVISTFILCVFAFVYIGTKTIINVPWKLLFKLSMLLIILLIMFAICRNYDLNWILAGILSIIITVLYSLVSGFKQTLKEYK; this is encoded by the coding sequence ATTGTAACGATTTATTTAGTTTTAGGTGGAAAAAATTTAACGACTATTAGTAAAGTATTTAAAAACATCGGCCTATCGGTTTTTCTGAATATATTAATTAAACCGATTTGGATAATTTTAGAAAATCTGGTTCAAAATAAAATAGGTCATGAGGACTATGGATTGTATTCTGCTCTTTTTTCCTTTGGATTTATATTCATAATCTTAACAGATTTTGGAATTAATTATTATGTGACCAAATCAATAGCCAGAAATTCTTCTGAAACTGCTTCATTATTTTCTCAGGTGACTTTATTTAAGGTCTTACTAACTGTTTTATTCCCCATTGCCTGTACTTTTTTGGGGTATTTATGGGGGTATAAAGATGAACAACTGATCTTTCTTTTCTTTCTGTCATTCACCAATTCTTTGTTGCAGTTAGTCCTTTATGGAAAGGCAATTCTACAAGGAAAACAGGAATTTTATCTTGACAGTTATTTAGGGATTTTGGATAAGTTCTTGTTAGCTCTATTTACCTTTTTTCTCATAATTTTTTCGGAAATTTCATTGGAAAGCTTTATTGCCGTCCGTTTGCTTACGGCAATATTAACTGTTGGAATGGGATATTATTTTCTGAAAAAAGTCATTGGGTTCCTCCATCTGACTTTTAATTGGAAACAAATTAAGGATATAATTATCAGTAGTTTGCCATTTGCCTCGATGGCGGTTTTGTATTCAGTAAATGATAAAATTGATCAAGTCCTATTGGAACGCCTGCTGGGAAAGACTCCAACAGGATTATACGCTGCTGCATATAGATGGCTGGATGCAACTATGATGTATATATGGATTATTATGCCAATCTTTTTCGCAAGATTTCCATTTTACAAAGAGGACAAACAGCAGGTGCAAAAATTATTTAATGCAGCTCAGCTTATTGCTGCAATTCCTGTTATTTTGGCAGCTTCATTCGTTTTCTTTTATCCTGAAGTCCTGGTTTATTTTCTAAATAATAGTTCTGAATCTGAATTGGAGGTGATTAAAGAATTGTTAAGAATCCTTTTTGTATCCTTATTGCTTAATGGTTTCTTTAATATTTACTCAACCTATTTGAATGCGATGGGATATGTGAAAATTGTCAATATCTCTATTCTGATCAGTGTGTTTTTGAATATTCTGCTTAATTTTATGATTGTACCTACTTATGGGGTAATTGCTTCAGCATGGATTACAGTGATCTCAACATTCATATTGTGTGTGTTTGCATTTGTATATATTGGAACAAAAACTATTATAAATGTTCCCTGGAAACTTTTATTTAAACTGTCTATGCTATTGATTATTTTGTTAATCATGTTTGCAATATGCAGGAACTACGATCTCAATTGGATTTTAGCAGGTATTTTGTCCATTATAATAACAGTTTTATATTCTTTGGTATCCGGATTTAAACAAACTTTGAAAGAGTATAAGTAG
- a CDS encoding HIT family protein produces MASIFTKIINGEIPGYTIAEDDRCYAFLDISPLVVGHTLVVPKAEIDYIFDIDDELLAHLHVFSKKVAKALQKAVPCKRIGVAVIGLEVPHTHIHLVPMNSADDLNFTRPKLTVAKEVMEETQKKIKSYL; encoded by the coding sequence ATGGCAAGCATTTTTACAAAAATTATAAACGGTGAAATTCCAGGTTATACAATAGCTGAAGATGATCGCTGTTATGCATTTTTGGATATATCTCCATTGGTAGTAGGACATACACTTGTAGTACCTAAAGCTGAAATAGATTATATTTTTGATATCGATGATGAGCTTTTGGCTCACCTTCATGTATTCAGCAAAAAAGTTGCAAAAGCATTGCAAAAGGCTGTTCCTTGCAAGCGAATTGGTGTTGCAGTTATTGGACTTGAAGTACCTCATACGCATATACACCTTGTGCCAATGAATTCTGCAGATGATCTCAACTTTACAAGGCCTAAACTTACTGTTGCAAAAGAAGTAATGGAAGAAACTCAGAAAAAAATAAAGAGTTACCTTTAA
- a CDS encoding GAF domain-containing SpoIIE family protein phosphatase: protein MIPKAPSNGEKEGGLENSLQLKQLELNSLLEVTQAINFNLPEESLYKIFYFTLIANLKIKKFALYVFDSGWSCKVNNGTKTNFKSIELDQSFYNVSKILKLEKAADQFSEFDLLIPVAHKSQLLAIVFIGGLEPGEENTDVSFVQTFANIITVAIENKKLARKELQQEAFRKELEIARDVQSHLFPTSLPDNKKVVIEADYLPHQSIGGDYYDYVALNDNEFFICVADVSGKGIPAALLMSNFQACLRTMLRQTSDLKKIVTELNYITRLNARGERFITFFAMIVDLKSRKARYINAGHNPAIIIQDGIAETLDNGTTILGIFEDLPFLSEEMLEIKENSLLFLYTDGVTETSNIGEEEFGMERFVQLLSENSDQENRLIHKKLMEELNSFRGKKAFPDDITFVSCKIKGF from the coding sequence ATGATCCCCAAAGCGCCGTCAAATGGTGAAAAAGAAGGTGGTTTGGAAAATTCACTGCAGCTAAAACAGCTCGAATTAAACTCTCTTCTAGAAGTAACTCAGGCAATAAATTTCAATTTGCCTGAAGAATCTTTATATAAGATATTTTACTTCACTTTAATTGCTAATCTTAAAATTAAGAAATTTGCCCTTTATGTTTTTGATTCCGGATGGAGCTGTAAAGTTAACAATGGAACAAAGACGAACTTTAAATCAATTGAATTAGATCAATCATTTTATAATGTCAGCAAGATATTAAAACTCGAAAAGGCGGCTGATCAGTTTTCTGAGTTTGATTTGTTGATTCCTGTTGCTCATAAATCTCAACTGCTTGCCATAGTATTTATTGGAGGTCTGGAACCTGGTGAAGAAAATACAGACGTATCCTTTGTCCAGACTTTTGCCAATATTATTACGGTGGCAATTGAAAATAAAAAGCTTGCAAGAAAAGAGCTTCAGCAGGAAGCTTTCCGGAAGGAGCTTGAAATTGCAAGAGATGTACAATCTCACCTGTTTCCAACCTCGCTTCCAGATAATAAGAAAGTTGTAATAGAAGCGGATTACCTGCCGCATCAGTCTATAGGAGGTGATTATTACGACTATGTAGCTTTGAATGATAATGAATTTTTTATCTGCGTTGCCGATGTTTCTGGGAAAGGGATACCTGCTGCCCTTTTGATGTCCAATTTTCAGGCTTGTTTAAGAACAATGTTAAGGCAAACCTCAGATCTCAAAAAGATAGTTACAGAGCTCAATTATATTACTCGTCTCAATGCAAGAGGGGAAAGGTTTATTACTTTTTTTGCCATGATTGTGGATCTGAAATCCAGGAAGGCTAGGTATATAAATGCAGGTCACAATCCTGCTATTATTATTCAGGACGGAATAGCTGAAACACTGGATAACGGGACTACCATTTTAGGAATTTTTGAAGACCTGCCGTTTCTCAGTGAAGAGATGTTGGAAATAAAAGAAAATTCATTGTTATTCTTGTATACTGATGGTGTTACGGAAACATCTAATATAGGAGAAGAAGAGTTTGGCATGGAACGATTTGTTCAATTATTAAGTGAGAATTCAGATCAGGAAAATCGGTTAATCCATAAAAAACTCATGGAAGAACTGAATTCATTTAGAGGTAAAAAAGCATTTCCGGATGATATTACCTTTGTTTCCTGTAAAATCAAAGGCTTTTAA
- a CDS encoding glycosyltransferase family 4 protein: MKIAVNTRFLLKDKLEGIGTFTFEVLQRMVKNHPEHEFIFLFDRPYHKQFLFADNVKPIQLFPPARHPFLWFWWFELSVPKVLKEEKCDLFISTDGFNSLRSETPSLIVMHDLAYEHTRGGLSYLIYKYLKWFGPRYARKASRIISVSEYSKQDIVKLYKIEPSKIDVVGNAAHGESFYPITLSKQEECRKTYSKGKPYFIFVGALHPRKNILNLLKAFAEFKSMKPNDTRLMIVGRKGWGTKEIFETLESNPFKDDIIFTGRVSNEEYRHLLGAALALTYVPFIEGFGIPILEAQKCDCPVITSNVTSMPEVAGDSAILVDPYSVSSIAEGLYQMAFDQDKRQELIEKGRVNCERYSWDNSAELFWKSVEKSLA; the protein is encoded by the coding sequence TTGAAAATAGCCGTAAATACAAGATTTCTCTTAAAAGATAAACTTGAGGGGATAGGTACTTTCACCTTTGAAGTATTGCAAAGGATGGTTAAGAATCATCCTGAGCATGAATTTATTTTTCTGTTCGACAGGCCATATCATAAACAATTTTTATTTGCAGATAATGTAAAACCCATTCAGCTTTTCCCTCCTGCCAGGCATCCATTTCTCTGGTTTTGGTGGTTTGAATTAAGTGTGCCTAAAGTTTTAAAAGAAGAAAAATGTGATCTGTTTATTTCTACAGATGGCTTTAATTCTTTACGTTCAGAAACACCTTCCCTTATTGTAATGCATGATCTGGCATATGAGCATACAAGAGGAGGGCTGAGTTATCTGATCTATAAGTACCTGAAGTGGTTTGGTCCGAGATATGCCAGAAAAGCTTCAAGAATAATTTCAGTTTCAGAATATTCCAAACAGGATATTGTTAAGTTATATAAGATCGAACCTTCTAAAATAGATGTAGTAGGAAATGCAGCGCATGGTGAAAGTTTTTATCCTATTACCTTGTCAAAACAGGAAGAATGCCGAAAAACATATAGTAAAGGAAAACCTTATTTTATTTTTGTCGGAGCCCTGCACCCAAGAAAAAATATTTTAAATCTACTTAAGGCTTTTGCTGAATTCAAATCAATGAAGCCCAATGACACCAGACTAATGATAGTTGGAAGAAAAGGTTGGGGCACAAAGGAAATATTTGAGACATTAGAAAGTAATCCTTTTAAAGACGATATCATATTTACCGGGAGAGTAAGTAATGAAGAATATCGTCATTTGCTGGGGGCTGCATTGGCACTTACATATGTTCCTTTTATTGAAGGTTTTGGTATCCCCATTTTAGAAGCTCAGAAATGTGATTGTCCTGTAATTACTTCAAATGTAACAAGTATGCCTGAAGTAGCCGGTGATTCTGCAATTCTGGTTGATCCGTATTCTGTTAGTTCAATTGCTGAGGGGCTATATCAAATGGCTTTCGATCAGGACAAACGGCAAGAGCTTATTGAGAAAGGAAGGGTGAATTGTGAGAGATATAGTTGGGATAATTCAGCAGAATTATTCTGGAAGTCTGTAGAAAAATCCTTAGCCTGA
- the ruvC gene encoding crossover junction endodeoxyribonuclease RuvC has protein sequence MISKGKEIEKDKIILGVDPGTTIMGYGLIHIQKSKISLLQFGVIHLSKYSNHGLKLSKIFERVVQLIDEYHPDEMAIESPFYGKNVQSMLKLGRAQGVAIAAAISREVPICEYAPKKVKQSVTGNGNASKEQVSSMLCNLLKIQEAPKLFDATDALAVALCHHFQGGSLKVQSGNWSSFLKDNPDRIVSGKKNN, from the coding sequence ATGATTTCTAAAGGAAAAGAAATAGAGAAGGACAAAATAATTTTAGGTGTAGATCCAGGTACTACGATCATGGGATATGGCCTTATTCATATCCAGAAAAGCAAGATCAGTCTTCTGCAATTTGGTGTAATTCACCTGAGCAAGTATAGCAACCATGGATTAAAATTAAGTAAAATTTTTGAAAGGGTTGTTCAACTGATAGATGAATACCATCCGGATGAAATGGCAATTGAATCTCCTTTTTATGGAAAAAATGTTCAGTCTATGCTCAAACTAGGGAGAGCTCAGGGAGTAGCAATTGCAGCTGCAATTTCCAGAGAGGTTCCAATTTGTGAATATGCTCCCAAAAAGGTTAAACAATCTGTTACTGGCAATGGAAATGCGTCCAAAGAACAAGTTTCCAGCATGCTTTGTAACTTGCTTAAAATTCAGGAAGCACCTAAATTATTTGATGCAACAGATGCGCTTGCAGTTGCATTATGCCATCATTTTCAGGGTGGATCATTGAAAGTTCAATCTGGGAACTGGTCTTCCTTTCTCAAAGACAATCCTGACAGAATTGTGTCCGGTAAAAAGAATAATTGA
- a CDS encoding lysylphosphatidylglycerol synthase domain-containing protein has product MQVNHILSALKEKINPNFSLFFKSLVFIVSLFLIFYTLNNKDELTGNYFFEILNSWKINSWMIYLAILLMPLNWGIEGLKWKFLASKVEKTSFLSALEGVICGTTFGFITPHGLGDYLGRILIMRSAERSKALGAIFISRIAQFYSTIYFGSISIFFLLFSWVPFSATQKKTIVITLLLFHIALPAFLFFRENILRHLEKNKRLKLFVSYFLIIKNYNLREILLVIALSASRYLIFLCQFILVINFFRVKTDLFFQFLAVPFVFLVKSIIPTIFDFGVREAAVMFIFNEEGVDLQRVLYSSLTVWLLNVVAPSVIGLFLIFRLKIKGPF; this is encoded by the coding sequence ATGCAAGTTAACCACATCCTTTCGGCTTTAAAAGAGAAAATTAATCCCAATTTTTCCCTTTTTTTTAAGTCATTGGTATTTATTGTTTCCTTATTCCTGATTTTTTACACACTGAATAATAAAGATGAACTTACAGGAAACTACTTTTTTGAAATTTTAAATTCCTGGAAAATTAATTCCTGGATGATCTATCTTGCTATTTTATTAATGCCACTCAACTGGGGAATTGAAGGTTTAAAATGGAAGTTTCTAGCTTCTAAAGTTGAGAAAACCTCGTTCTTAAGTGCTTTGGAGGGGGTAATATGTGGTACAACGTTTGGGTTTATCACTCCTCACGGATTGGGAGATTATCTGGGAAGGATATTAATTATGAGAAGTGCTGAAAGGTCTAAGGCATTAGGAGCCATATTCATAAGCAGGATAGCTCAATTTTATTCTACTATATATTTTGGAAGTATTTCCATCTTCTTTTTATTATTCTCATGGGTGCCATTTTCTGCCACACAAAAAAAAACCATTGTAATTACTTTGTTGCTGTTTCATATAGCCCTTCCTGCCTTCCTATTTTTTCGTGAAAATATTTTAAGACATCTTGAGAAAAACAAAAGATTAAAGCTCTTCGTCAGTTATTTTCTTATTATTAAAAATTACAATCTAAGAGAAATATTACTAGTGATTGCACTATCTGCTTCCCGGTATCTTATTTTTCTATGTCAGTTTATTTTGGTTATCAATTTCTTTCGGGTTAAAACCGATTTGTTCTTTCAATTTCTCGCCGTACCCTTTGTTTTTCTTGTAAAATCTATCATACCTACGATATTCGATTTTGGAGTGAGGGAAGCAGCAGTAATGTTTATTTTTAATGAGGAAGGGGTTGATTTACAGAGAGTATTATATTCAAGCTTAACTGTCTGGCTGTTAAATGTTGTAGCTCCTTCAGTCATAGGGCTTTTTCTAATTTTCAGATTAAAAATAAAAGGGCCATTCTGA
- a CDS encoding O-antigen ligase family protein produces MIIILLLLYFWAVFEYPFSIEKLKTIKYIIAKTLYYLVFLFLTFTIIRSKHDLQKFIYAYTAGLFIGVLYTIFLHAADGFSFENINYISSIIFVNHVFYATVIGIGIPLTWFLLKTTPKFSVKRSFYLKFLLILFLFALITSYTRGSWLALIVCIIFYILLNYKKVTLTISIGVIVITCFVGYLFNNDRYLDYASDYTTTIFHEGDIEGHLAATYSLKDVSGMERIYRWVAGANMVKEKPIMGSGPGTFYPEYKKFAIDRFRTYVSNNPEQSTTHNNFLLFLTEQGLVGFLLFTTLVIMVFIRGSKIYNECSDPDTKHLTAGFYLAFTSIIVCMMFSDFTESDKVGSFFLVSITILAKINQWNKENQLKSL; encoded by the coding sequence ATGATTATAATCCTTCTCCTACTATATTTCTGGGCTGTTTTTGAATACCCATTCTCTATTGAAAAATTAAAAACAATAAAATATATCATTGCTAAAACGCTTTACTACCTGGTTTTTCTGTTTTTAACTTTCACCATCATCAGATCCAAGCATGATCTTCAAAAATTCATATATGCTTATACAGCAGGTTTATTCATAGGAGTTTTATATACTATCTTCCTCCATGCTGCAGATGGTTTTTCATTTGAAAACATCAACTACATATCCTCAATTATCTTTGTTAATCATGTTTTTTATGCAACTGTAATAGGAATTGGAATACCGCTAACTTGGTTTTTGCTTAAAACAACCCCAAAATTTTCTGTCAAACGTTCCTTTTATCTCAAATTCTTACTGATACTATTTTTATTTGCTCTTATTACTTCATATACAAGAGGATCCTGGCTGGCATTAATTGTTTGTATTATCTTTTATATCTTATTGAATTATAAAAAAGTAACCTTGACGATAAGCATTGGAGTAATTGTAATTACTTGTTTTGTTGGATACTTATTTAATAATGATCGTTATCTTGATTATGCATCTGATTATACTACAACAATATTTCATGAAGGAGACATTGAAGGACATCTTGCTGCAACCTATTCTCTGAAAGATGTTTCAGGTATGGAAAGAATATACAGGTGGGTGGCAGGTGCAAATATGGTAAAGGAAAAACCTATAATGGGTTCCGGCCCTGGAACATTTTACCCTGAATATAAAAAATTTGCGATAGATCGGTTCAGGACTTATGTAAGTAACAATCCGGAACAATCAACTACTCATAATAACTTCCTTTTGTTTCTTACTGAACAGGGGTTGGTTGGATTTTTACTTTTTACAACTCTGGTAATTATGGTATTTATAAGAGGGAGCAAAATTTACAACGAATGCTCTGATCCCGATACAAAACACCTTACTGCAGGCTTTTACCTGGCATTTACCTCTATAATAGTATGCATGATGTTTTCAGATTTTACAGAAAGTGATAAGGTGGGGTCATTCTTCCTTGTTTCCATTACTATACTTGCAAAGATCAATCAGTGGAATAAAGAGAATCAACTTAAAAGCCTTTGA
- the greA gene encoding transcription elongation factor GreA, which yields MAYTYYTEEGLRKLKEELAMLKTRGRADMAKQIAEARDKGDLSENAEYDAAKDAQGLLELKISKLEDVVANARVIDESNIDTSKVSILSNVKIKNKKTNAVVNYILVSEEEADLKSGKISVKSPIGKGLLGKKVGDSAYIDVPAGKLEFEILDITR from the coding sequence ATGGCATACACGTATTATACAGAAGAAGGACTTAGAAAATTAAAGGAGGAGCTTGCTATGCTCAAAACCAGAGGACGTGCTGATATGGCTAAGCAAATAGCGGAAGCTCGTGACAAAGGAGACTTAAGTGAGAACGCAGAGTACGATGCAGCAAAAGATGCTCAGGGATTGCTTGAATTAAAAATCAGTAAACTGGAAGATGTAGTTGCTAATGCACGCGTAATCGATGAGAGTAACATTGATACATCCAAAGTATCAATTTTATCTAACGTCAAGATAAAAAATAAAAAGACGAACGCCGTAGTCAACTATATCCTTGTATCTGAAGAAGAGGCTGATCTTAAGAGTGGAAAGATTTCTGTAAAATCACCAATAGGTAAAGGTTTGCTTGGAAAAAAAGTCGGAGATTCCGCATATATTGATGTACCTGCAGGAAAACTTGAGTTTGAAATCTTAGATATCACTAGATAA